The Crocosphaera subtropica ATCC 51142 genome includes a window with the following:
- a CDS encoding YchE family NAAT transporter: MNFSEYINSFITLLAISNPIGNLPIYLGLTAEKTKKQKQQTIKTASIAFAIILIVSCFLGEVILSAFGISIASFRVAGGFLIFIFGFHMLQAKTSDIHHTSEENKEAQTADSIAIVPLALPLLAGPGTISSVIVLAHKTQSLTDKLGLSIVIIILGSLIFVAYSFAPVIGNFLGKTGMNIVARLMGLITMAMAVQFMADGLEVLFPGWK, translated from the coding sequence ATGAACTTTTCTGAATATATTAATAGTTTCATAACCTTACTAGCTATTTCTAATCCCATTGGAAATTTACCCATTTATCTTGGGTTAACAGCAGAAAAAACTAAGAAACAAAAACAACAAACAATTAAAACGGCATCCATTGCCTTTGCTATTATTTTAATTGTGTCTTGTTTTCTGGGAGAAGTGATCTTATCTGCTTTTGGCATTAGTATTGCTTCTTTTAGAGTAGCAGGAGGCTTTCTTATTTTTATCTTTGGATTTCATATGCTTCAAGCAAAAACCAGTGACATTCATCATACTTCAGAAGAAAATAAAGAAGCACAAACTGCCGATTCTATTGCCATTGTTCCCTTAGCTTTACCGTTATTAGCAGGGCCTGGAACCATTAGTTCTGTGATTGTTTTAGCCCATAAGACTCAATCCTTAACCGATAAACTAGGACTATCTATTGTGATTATTATTTTAGGAAGTTTAATTTTTGTTGCTTATAGTTTTGCCCCTGTCATTGGTAATTTTCTTGGTAAAACAGGGATGAATATTGTTGCTCGTTTAATGGGATTAATTACAATGGCGATGGCAGTTCAGTTTATGGCGGATGGTTTAGAAGTTTTGTTTCCTGGATGGAAATAA
- the dprA gene encoding DNA-processing protein DprA, which yields MQQESAYWLAWSKIPGVGPVLLKRVWQQFGSLETAWKTSATELGQVEGIGAKLLNTIKQERSQINPLELLETHLEKNPQFWTPNQDTYPCLLLEIPSPPPLLYYQGQVNLLENQGHTPLVGIVGTRYPTEHGRRWTRNIAIALVKHGFTVVSGMAAGIDGIAHQACLEAGGRTIAVLGTGVDMVYPSHHRQLHRDLQKDGLIISEYPAGTPGDRRHFPARNRIIAGLSRAVLVMEAPEKSGALITARYANEFCRDVYTLPNSPEVAQARGCLRLIHQGAEMIVTEDELLEMLGAIPELDQGQQLSLFDMEKTEMLLKLDPELLKIFQVISTEGTSFDVIVEKAGLPTAQVSGGLLQLELEGLIMQLPGMRYQKK from the coding sequence TTGCAACAAGAATCAGCTTATTGGTTAGCTTGGTCTAAAATACCTGGAGTTGGACCTGTGTTATTAAAACGGGTATGGCAACAGTTTGGCAGCTTAGAAACTGCTTGGAAAACTTCTGCAACTGAGTTAGGTCAAGTAGAAGGTATAGGGGCAAAACTACTCAATACGATTAAACAAGAGCGATCGCAGATTAACCCTTTAGAATTACTTGAGACACATTTAGAAAAAAATCCTCAATTTTGGACTCCCAATCAAGATACTTATCCCTGTTTATTATTAGAAATTCCCAGTCCTCCCCCTCTGCTTTATTATCAAGGACAAGTCAATTTATTAGAAAATCAAGGACATACGCCCTTAGTGGGTATTGTGGGGACTCGTTACCCCACCGAACATGGTCGTCGTTGGACTCGTAACATTGCCATAGCCTTAGTTAAACACGGATTTACGGTGGTTTCAGGAATGGCTGCAGGGATCGATGGTATTGCCCATCAAGCTTGCTTAGAAGCCGGAGGAAGGACTATTGCAGTGTTAGGAACAGGAGTAGATATGGTTTACCCGAGTCATCACCGTCAGTTACATCGAGACTTACAAAAAGACGGTTTAATCATCAGTGAATATCCAGCCGGAACGCCAGGCGATCGTCGTCATTTTCCTGCCAGAAATCGTATTATTGCGGGGCTAAGTCGCGCAGTTTTGGTGATGGAAGCGCCGGAGAAGTCTGGGGCGTTAATTACAGCAAGATATGCTAATGAGTTTTGCAGAGATGTTTATACGTTGCCGAACTCTCCTGAAGTTGCCCAAGCCAGAGGATGTTTACGACTCATTCATCAAGGGGCAGAAATGATTGTCACAGAGGATGAATTATTAGAAATGTTAGGGGCTATTCCTGAGTTAGATCAAGGTCAACAGTTATCTTTATTTGATATGGAGAAAACAGAAATGTTACTGAAGTTAGATCCTGAGTTATTAAAGATATTTCAAGTTATTTCTACCGAAGGAACGTCTTTTGATGTCATTGTAGAAAAAGCTGGTTTACCTACTGCTCAAGTTTCAGGAGGGTTATTACAATTAGAATTAGAAGGATTAATTATGCAGTTACCAGGGATGAGGTATCAGAAAAAATAA
- the thiC gene encoding phosphomethylpyrimidine synthase has protein sequence MRTQWVAKRRGQNNVSQMYYARQGVMTEEMDYVAKRENLPPELIREEVARGRMIIPANINHTNLEPMCIGIASKCKVNANIGASPNSSNLDEEVAKLNLAVKYGADTVMDLSTGGGDLDAIRSAVIKASPVPIGTVPIYQALESVHGNIENLTPDDFLHIIEKHAQQGVDYMTIHAGILIEHLPLVRSRLTGIVSRGGGIIARWMLHHHQQNPLYTHFDEIIEIFKKYDVSFSLGDSLRPGCTHDASDEAQLAELKTLGQLTRRAWEHDVQVMVEGPGHVPMDQIEFNVKKQMEECSEAPFYVLGPLVTDIAPGYDHITSAIGAAMAGWYGTAMLCYVTPKEHLGLPDAEDVRNGLIAYKIAAHAADIARHRPGARDRDDELSKARYNFDWNRQFELSLDPDRAKEYHDETLPADIYKTAEFCSMCGPKFCPMQTKVDADALTELEKFLAQKDKEKVAQ, from the coding sequence ATGAGAACACAATGGGTTGCCAAGCGACGGGGACAGAATAATGTCTCTCAGATGTACTACGCACGTCAAGGCGTTATGACTGAAGAAATGGACTACGTCGCCAAACGAGAAAATCTTCCCCCTGAATTAATTCGTGAAGAGGTGGCACGGGGACGGATGATTATCCCGGCTAACATCAATCATACTAACTTAGAACCGATGTGTATTGGTATCGCATCTAAATGTAAAGTTAATGCTAATATTGGGGCTTCTCCCAACTCATCTAACCTAGACGAAGAGGTGGCTAAACTCAATCTAGCGGTTAAATATGGTGCAGATACGGTTATGGATTTATCCACTGGGGGTGGTGACTTAGATGCCATTCGTAGTGCAGTTATCAAAGCGTCTCCTGTCCCCATTGGCACAGTTCCTATCTACCAAGCATTGGAGAGTGTTCATGGGAATATTGAAAACCTTACCCCTGATGATTTTTTACATATCATCGAAAAACACGCCCAACAAGGGGTAGATTATATGACCATTCATGCAGGGATTTTGATTGAACACCTGCCCTTGGTAAGAAGTCGTTTAACAGGAATTGTCTCCCGTGGGGGTGGGATTATTGCCCGTTGGATGTTACACCATCATCAACAAAATCCCCTTTATACCCATTTTGACGAAATTATCGAAATATTCAAAAAATATGACGTTTCTTTTAGTTTAGGGGACTCGTTACGCCCTGGGTGTACCCACGATGCCTCTGATGAAGCCCAACTAGCAGAGTTGAAAACCTTGGGGCAACTGACTCGTCGTGCTTGGGAACATGATGTACAGGTAATGGTCGAAGGTCCTGGCCATGTACCCATGGATCAAATCGAGTTTAATGTTAAAAAGCAGATGGAAGAGTGTTCTGAAGCACCTTTCTATGTTTTGGGTCCTTTGGTGACCGATATTGCTCCAGGTTATGACCATATTACCTCGGCGATCGGTGCGGCCATGGCCGGGTGGTATGGTACGGCTATGTTATGTTATGTCACTCCGAAAGAGCATTTAGGGTTGCCCGATGCAGAAGATGTGAGAAATGGGCTGATTGCCTATAAAATAGCAGCCCACGCAGCCGATATTGCCCGTCATCGTCCAGGGGCCAGAGATCGGGATGATGAACTGTCGAAAGCCCGTTATAATTTTGATTGGAATCGTCAGTTTGAGCTATCTCTAGATCCTGATCGGGCTAAAGAATATCATGATGAAACTTTACCCGCAGATATTTACAAAACGGCTGAATTCTGTTCCATGTGTGGACCTAAATTCTGTCCCATGCAAACGAAAGTTGATGCGGATGCTTTAACAGAATTAGAAAAATTCTTAGCTCAAAAAGACAAAGAAAAAGTTGCTCAATAA